The sequence ATGGACGTGTGGCCCGGAACGTACTCGGACGCGGCACGCCCTTCCAGCATGCGGGCCGCGCCGGCGAAGAACCGGAGCTGATCGATGATCGGCAGCAGTTCCTCCGACCGGAAGAGCTCGGTCGGCTTGCCGGTCTCACCGCACTCGGCGGCGACGAACTCGTCCGCCCGCTCCTCCATCTCGGCCGCTGCGGCCAGCAGTGCCGCCTGACGTTCCCCGGGCGTGCTGCGCCTCCAGGTCGCGAAGGCCGCGGCTGCCGCGTCGAAGGCGGCGTCGACCTCTTCGGCCCGGGAGATCACGGCGGATCCGAGGATCTGACCTGTCCTCGGGTCGGTCAGGGGTGACCGTCCGGGGGCGGCGCTGCGGGCGCCGTTGATGAAGTTGACGACATGGTCGGTCATACGGGAACTCCTGTCGTACTACGAACACTGGGTTGTCATGCGCGACCGCTTGTTCGTCCTGGGCAACGAGGTGACGGCTCGTCATCCGGACCGTGACTCCACCAGCGCACCGTCCATGTAGACGGCGTCGATCCGGTGGGCCAGGCAGGTGAAGTCGGTGGCGTCGCCGGACACGACGACCAGGTCCGCGCGCTTGCCCGGCTCGATGCTGCCGTACTTGTCCGAGACACCCAGCAGCCGCGCGGCGTCCAGGGTGCTCGCGCGAAGCACCTTCGAAGGGCTCAGGCCGTTGGTCGCCATCAGCTCCAGTTCTTCGAGGTTGCGGCCTGGCGCGAGCCCGACCGCGTCGGTGCCCATGGCGATGGTGACGCCCGCCTCGCAGGCCTTCTTGAAGGAGGCGAGGTGGGTGTCGGCGACCTCGTGGGCCTTGGCGAGGGTGGCGTCGGTCAGCCGTGCGCCCTTCGCCGCCGCCTCCAGCACGCTCCTCGGGGCCAGCAGGGTGGGCACGAGGAACGCCTCGTGTTCGAGCATCAGCTCGATGGCCTCGTCGTCGAGGAAGATGCCGTGCTCGATGGATCGCACCCCCGCGCGCAACGCGTTCTTGATGCCGACGGCGCCCTGGGCGTGGGCCATCACCGGCAGACCGGCCGCGCGGGCCTCGGTGACGGCGACGGTCAGCTCGTCGAGTCCGAAATGAGCGTGGTGAGGGTTGTCGCGCGGCGACATGACCCCGCCGGATGCGGCGACCTTGATGACGTCGGCACCGGCCCGGATGATCTCGCGAACCGCCTTGCGCATCTCGTCGACGCCGTCGACGACTCCACGGGGCCGTCCGGGGTGGGCGATCCGGTTCTCGACGCAGTTCCCGGAGGCCAGCCAGCCGTCCGAGTGCCCACCGGTCTGGCTGAGCATGGAGATGGCGATCTGCAGCCGGGGCCCGTCGATCAGACCGTCCTCCAGGGCGGCTTTCACTCCCAGGTCGGCACCCGCCGCGTCCCTCGCGTGGGTGATACCGATCTTCCGCAGCGTGCGGAGGTGCCGGGCGGCCTGGAAGAACGGGTAGGAGAAGGGTGCTTGCAGCCGGTCCACGGTGTCGATGCTCGCGATCATCACGTGGACGTGGCAGTCGATGAGACCAGGCAGGAGGGATCTCCCCTCCAGGTCGACCTCGACGTCGCCGTCCAGACCGGTTCCGACATCGATGATCCTGGCGCCCTCCACGACCACGTCGCCGCGCCGCGGCTCGGCGCCGGTGCCGTCGGCGACGAGGCCGTTGCGGAACAGGACCCGCCTGGGGCTTGCCGGACGATCGATCGAACCCATCGTGCTACCTCCATATGCCGTGCGAAGTTCTGGTCCCGGACGACTCCGGCTCCTGCTCCTCGGCATGGACATCACCGATGTCCATGCCGAGGAGCAGCGACCCGAGGCATTTGCCATGTGTGTCGAGGTTGAGGCTGCGGGTGACGCCACCGTCCAGCGCGCCTTCGAGGACGAATTTCAGCGCGCCCAGGTGCGGGAGTTCGTAACGCCGCACATCGCTTTCGTCACCTTCGAGGAGGGCGGAGAAGTGGCGCCGTACCCGCTCGGCGGTCACGCGTTCCCGTACGAGGGGGAAGTCCGCTGTCTCGTAGACGATGACGGTGATGTCCGAGACGTTGCCCTTGTCGCCGGAGCGGGCGTGGGCGAGCTCGTGCAGAAGCATCTAGACCTCCGCGAACGTGACCGACGATGTGACGTCGGAGCGGGGCAGGAACACCGAGGCGATGGCTATCCGCTCGGTGACGGAACAGACCACACCGCCGCCGCCGGCGGGGCCGTTGAGCCACATCGCGCTGACCTCGTGCGCGATCCGGCGGGCCTGGTCGGCGGAGTCGGTCCGGCCGGCGACGCGGACACGGACCTCGTTCAGCCGGTCCGGATCATCCGTACCGGTACCGAGTCCGAGGCCGCGGCTGACGGAGTCGACGCCGATGAGCTCGTAGCGTGTCGCCCCGGGGTCGATGCCCTGCTTCTCGATCCGCTCGCGCAGGATTTCCAGTGCCAGTCGGGCTCGGGGGAGGGCATTGGGGCCGGCGTAGGAGATCTGGCCTTCCCCGGTGAATCCGTCGCGGTAGCCGACGGAGACCTTCAGGTCGTCCGGACGCCGCCGTCCCCGTGCGCCGCGGACCAGCACGGTGTCATGGCCGGACTCGTCGAACCGGACCTGGGAGAAGTCGGCCACCACGTCGGCCGACGGATACGCCGACGGGTCGTGCACCTCGTAGAGCAGCTGCTCCGTGCACGTGGCGGTCGTCACCTGCCCGCCCGACCCCTCCACCTTGCTGATCCTGAAGGTCCCGTCGCCGTGCACCTCGGCTATCGGGAAACCCAGATCGGCGAGACCGGGGACGTCCTTGTGACCCGGATCAGCGAAGTAGCCGCCTGTGACCTGGGCCCCGCATTCCATCAAGTGCCCTACACAGGCGCCCTTGCCGATCAGGTTCCAGTTGCTGGTGTCCCAGCCGAATTCATGGACAAGGGGTGCAATATATAGCGAAGGGTCCGCAACTCGGCCCGTGATCACTACATCGGCACCCGCACTCAGGGCGTGGGTGATCCCTTCGCACCCCAGGTAGGCGTGGGCCGACACCACGCGCTCGCCCAGGGAGCCGACGGTCCCCTCGCGCTCCAGCAGCGGGAGATCGGGTCGCTCAAGGATGCGATCGAGTACATCGTCGCCCGTCACCACGGCCACCGACAGTCCGCGCAGTTCTCTGGCGCGCGCGAACTCGGTGACGAGTGCGCCCGCCGCCCGCGGATTGGCCGCGCCCATGTTCGTGATGACGCGGATCCCCCTGCGTGCGCACTCCGGCAGGACGGCCGCCATGCGGTCGGCAAGCCACGGGTTGTATCCGCGGTCGGGATCCCGGCGCCGCTCCAGTTCGGCCAGGGCCACCGAGCGTTCTGCCAGGCATTCGAAGACGAGGTACTGGATGTCTCCGTGTTCGACCAGCTGTACGGCCGGCTCGATGCGGTCGTCGGCGAAGCCGGCTCCGGAGCCGATGCGCAGGGCGCTCCGCTCACTGCCTGAAGCCTGAAGAGTGACCATGCCCAGAGTCTACATACATTTTTTGTAACTGGTAATATTTTTATGAACTTCAAGCCGAGGAGTAGCCATGCCTCCGACAGACACCGGATCCGACCGGGTGTTCCCCCGGGCCGTCGACGCTCAGGCCGTTGAGGTGATGGAGCTGATCCACAGTGCCGACCTGAGCCCGGACGGCACGCTCGCCGCTTGGTCCTCATCCCGTATCGAGGGGGACGCCGAGCGGCGAAGTGTGCGCCTGAGCAAAGTGACGGAGGGTGCTTCGGGTTCCGTCGTCGTCGAGTTCGGCGACTGCGACCACACCCCCTTGTTCTCGCCGGACGGCAGTCGTCTGGCGTTCCTCTCGAACGACGGGCCGAACACTCGCATCGTGCTCGTCCGCCCCGCCGAGGCGCCCGACTTCCGATGCGAGGTGCTCCTCGACGCGGAGGCACCGGACCGCTCGGTCTTCGGAAAGCCCGCGTGGAGCCCGGACGGACGCCGCCTCGCCTACGCGGCGACGCTCCGAACGCGGGTCCCCGGGGCGCCGTACCGGATCACCCGCGTGATCGGCTGGGTGGACGGGCTCGGCCTCGTCGACGACGCGACCGCGGACATCTTCGTCTACGACCTCGACAGGGGGACGCATACGCGGCTCACGGACGACGACTGGGTCAAC is a genomic window of Streptomyces sp. NBC_00414 containing:
- a CDS encoding AtuA-related protein; amino-acid sequence: MLLHELAHARSGDKGNVSDITVIVYETADFPLVRERVTAERVRRHFSALLEGDESDVRRYELPHLGALKFVLEGALDGGVTRSLNLDTHGKCLGSLLLGMDIGDVHAEEQEPESSGTRTSHGIWR
- a CDS encoding metal-dependent hydrolase family protein — translated: MGSIDRPASPRRVLFRNGLVADGTGAEPRRGDVVVEGARIIDVGTGLDGDVEVDLEGRSLLPGLIDCHVHVMIASIDTVDRLQAPFSYPFFQAARHLRTLRKIGITHARDAAGADLGVKAALEDGLIDGPRLQIAISMLSQTGGHSDGWLASGNCVENRIAHPGRPRGVVDGVDEMRKAVREIIRAGADVIKVAASGGVMSPRDNPHHAHFGLDELTVAVTEARAAGLPVMAHAQGAVGIKNALRAGVRSIEHGIFLDDEAIELMLEHEAFLVPTLLAPRSVLEAAAKGARLTDATLAKAHEVADTHLASFKKACEAGVTIAMGTDAVGLAPGRNLEELELMATNGLSPSKVLRASTLDAARLLGVSDKYGSIEPGKRADLVVVSGDATDFTCLAHRIDAVYMDGALVESRSG
- a CDS encoding acyclic terpene utilization AtuA family protein; this translates as MVTLQASGSERSALRIGSGAGFADDRIEPAVQLVEHGDIQYLVFECLAERSVALAELERRRDPDRGYNPWLADRMAAVLPECARRGIRVITNMGAANPRAAGALVTEFARARELRGLSVAVVTGDDVLDRILERPDLPLLEREGTVGSLGERVVSAHAYLGCEGITHALSAGADVVITGRVADPSLYIAPLVHEFGWDTSNWNLIGKGACVGHLMECGAQVTGGYFADPGHKDVPGLADLGFPIAEVHGDGTFRISKVEGSGGQVTTATCTEQLLYEVHDPSAYPSADVVADFSQVRFDESGHDTVLVRGARGRRRPDDLKVSVGYRDGFTGEGQISYAGPNALPRARLALEILRERIEKQGIDPGATRYELIGVDSVSRGLGLGTGTDDPDRLNEVRVRVAGRTDSADQARRIAHEVSAMWLNGPAGGGGVVCSVTERIAIASVFLPRSDVTSSVTFAEV